A window of the Bombus huntii isolate Logan2020A chromosome 8, iyBomHunt1.1, whole genome shotgun sequence genome harbors these coding sequences:
- the LOC126868302 gene encoding CD151 antigen, whose amino-acid sequence MGYGTEMDSCGRCMKYSLFFVNFVIFIGGLVIAGLATWALLDKVSWIGELVGNDLLTGAIYVLLAGGIVVAIVSFFGCIGASREVKCMLLTYFIIVFLLFVTMLIGGVLAYVFREKLVNTLEREMSSSMRTYDSHKVVREAWDTTQSTLHCCGVNGWRDWGNLGLNVPQSCCREIQPGQRFNCNAGADTVNPSNAYLVGCINGTQIYMQKHATIMGGAGIAVACLMFFGMVFSCILFKMIE is encoded by the exons ATGGGATACGGAACAGAAATGGACAGCTGCGGTCGCTGTATGAAATATTCCTTGTTCTTCGTGAACTTCGTGATCTTC ATCGGTGGCCTGGTGATAGCTGGATTAGCGACGTGGGCTCTCTTGGATAAAGTATCATGGATAGGTGAACTAGTAGGGAACGATTTGCTAACAGGCGCTATTTACGTTCTACTGGCCGGTGGTATCGTTGTCGCTATAGTATCGTTCTTTGGTTGTATCGGTGCATCCCGAGAAGTAAAATGCATGCTTCTCACG TACTTCATCATCGTGTTTCTTCTGTTCGTGACCATGTTAATTGGCGGAGTGCTGGCGTATGTGTTCCGTGAAAAACTTGTGAACACACTCGAGAGGGAAATGTCGAGTTCGATGAGAACTTACGATTCTCACAAAGTAGTCAGAGAGGCCTGGGACACGACGCAGTCGACG CTCCATTGCTGTGGAGTAAATGGCTGGAGGGATTGGGGAAATCTGGGACTCAACGTACCGCAGAGTTGCTGTCGCGAGATTCAACCTGGCCAG CGATTCAACTGCAACGCTGGAGCAGACACGGTGAATCCTTCGAATGCCTATCTCGTCGGTTGCATCAATGGAACGCAGATTTACATGCAGAAGCACGCGACGATCATGGGTGGCGCCGGTATTGCAGTCGCGTGCCTGATG TTCTTTGGCATGGTATTCTCGTGCATTCTCTTCAAGATGATAGAATGA